In a genomic window of Hydrogenimonas thermophila:
- a CDS encoding TetR/AcrR family transcriptional regulator, whose product MSCSLKLFAKKGFYHTTIPLLAKELKMSVGNIYNYFPSKINLAKSAIRFASGILASSLQDINKKNIPAREKIELFVQDYLEIIQHSPEVIEFFLRVYLANRDLFEENEDGGFQLAEAFVKEVEELIQYGIRNYEFRKSQDFFVSFSVLTGILGAFTFLSGENVLDRDVSSYKKEISDAIYKGLS is encoded by the coding sequence CTGTCTTGTTCATTAAAGCTTTTTGCAAAAAAAGGGTTTTACCATACAACAATACCTCTTTTGGCAAAAGAGCTTAAGATGAGTGTAGGGAATATATATAATTATTTCCCTTCTAAGATAAACTTAGCTAAAAGTGCTATAAGGTTTGCTTCAGGAATTTTAGCATCATCACTTCAAGATATAAATAAAAAGAATATACCGGCAAGAGAAAAGATAGAACTTTTTGTTCAAGATTATCTTGAAATAATTCAACATTCACCCGAAGTTATAGAATTTTTTCTAAGAGTATATCTTGCAAATAGAGATCTTTTTGAAGAGAATGAAGATGGTGGATTTCAGCTTGCAGAAGCTTTTGTTAAAGAGGTAGAAGAGTTGATCCAGTATGGAATTAGAAACTATGAATTTCGTAAAAGTCAAGATTTTTTTGTCTCTTTTAGTGTTTTAACAGGAATTTTGGGAGCTTTTACGTTTTTGTCTGGAGAAAATGTTTTAGATAGAGATGTTTCATCTTATAAGAAAGAAATATCGGATGCAATATATAAAGGATTGTCTTAG
- a CDS encoding TetR/AcrR family transcriptional regulator: MRKSKERKKIDIIKAALRLFSRRGFYSTTIPEIAKSLGMSAGNFYNYFSSKESLAEEIIRHISESLGAKLRVINDSPISTKDKIRKIVNVYFQTAKEEPEMLDFFLRVYLSNREIYKERCEGITCITAFVTELMIFFDNGVQSGELRNQDFFSAFGLFMGYLGGMVFLNGEAILPEPLEHYEESIAENIYRALKNDELPQKT, from the coding sequence ATGAGAAAATCTAAAGAGAGAAAAAAAATAGACATTATAAAAGCTGCTCTTCGACTATTTTCAAGAAGAGGGTTTTATTCAACAACTATACCTGAAATTGCAAAATCATTAGGAATGAGTGCTGGAAATTTTTATAACTACTTCTCTTCAAAAGAGAGTCTGGCGGAAGAGATAATTCGTCATATTTCTGAATCATTGGGGGCAAAACTTCGTGTTATTAATGACTCACCAATATCTACAAAAGATAAAATCCGTAAAATTGTAAATGTCTATTTTCAAACAGCAAAAGAAGAGCCTGAGATGCTTGATTTTTTCCTTCGTGTTTATCTTTCCAATCGTGAAATATACAAAGAGCGGTGTGAAGGAATTACATGCATAACGGCTTTTGTTACAGAATTGATGATCTTTTTTGACAATGGTGTGCAATCTGGAGAACTAAGAAACCAAGACTTTTTCTCTGCATTTGGTCTTTTTATGGGATATCTTGGAGGAATGGTATTTTTAAATGGAGAGGCTATTTTACCCGAACCATTAGAGCATTACGAAGAGTCAATTGCAGAGAATATATATAGAGCTCTAAAAAATGATGAACTACCACAAAAAACCTAA
- the cybH gene encoding Ni/Fe-hydrogenase, b-type cytochrome subunit: MANHENKNLMEREKEFSASYRWQHWIRAFSIVALIFTGFYIADPFLTPEPNAEPTNFQQALMRGWHEIIGWVLVAVFIFKSYLFLFTREHRGEMASLKDLVDPKVWIQQVGYYMLIAKHPKLKGTYNPIQFVAYAGFYLMLFGIIVTGLVLYVHTTHLGLGDMLYGPMRSLEVMMGGLANVREIHHILMWGIIIFVVGHIYMAVYNAVFGKEGAMDAVFSGMKWKHEDH, from the coding sequence ATGGCAAACCATGAAAACAAAAATCTTATGGAGCGTGAGAAAGAGTTCTCCGCTTCATATCGATGGCAGCACTGGATTAGAGCATTCTCTATTGTTGCTTTAATCTTTACAGGGTTTTATATTGCGGATCCTTTTCTAACTCCAGAACCAAATGCTGAGCCTACAAACTTTCAGCAAGCATTAATGAGAGGATGGCATGAAATAATTGGCTGGGTTTTGGTAGCAGTCTTTATCTTTAAGTCATATCTTTTCCTATTTACTCGTGAACATCGTGGAGAGATGGCTTCACTTAAAGATTTGGTTGATCCAAAAGTATGGATTCAGCAAGTTGGATATTATATGCTTATAGCAAAGCATCCAAAGCTGAAAGGGACTTATAACCCTATACAGTTTGTTGCATATGCAGGTTTTTATTTAATGCTTTTTGGAATTATAGTTACAGGGCTTGTTTTATATGTGCATACAACACATCTTGGTCTTGGTGATATGCTTTATGGACCAATGCGTTCACTTGAAGTAATGATGGGTGGATTAGCAAATGTTCGTGAAATTCACCATATTCTTATGTGGGGTATAATCATATTCGTTGTTGGACATATCTATATGGCTGTCTATAATGCTGTCTTTGGTAAAGAAGGGGCTATGGACGCTGTATTCAGTGGTATGAAGTGGAAACACGAAGATCATTGA
- a CDS encoding hydrogenase codes for MMNYHKKPKIIWLQGATCNGNSHSFFNYPYLKTVLNSFDLIYHPIIPSPISLKKIVNDKSIQCDILIIEGTIDPNFYRAGISIDKLIKRFDGKVDTVIAAGTCASFGGIFSQNKRNATGILFRHEQKLKNPHILKSNVINIPGCPIHPKNLATVLMAIKSKQPIPLDNMKRPKEIYAHTIHHGCSRNEYFEWKVDAKDFGLKEGCLFYEQGCRGPMSRGNCNITLWNETSSKTRTGQPCFGCTEPNFPNFSFFYTPKNMSIPAEVPLGVSKRIYLTVSSVAKTFSIPRLKKRLLDD; via the coding sequence ATGATGAACTACCACAAAAAACCTAAAATTATATGGTTACAAGGTGCAACTTGTAATGGAAACAGTCACTCTTTCTTTAACTATCCCTACCTAAAAACTGTACTTAACTCATTTGACCTTATATATCATCCTATAATTCCTTCACCTATTTCACTTAAAAAAATTGTTAATGATAAATCAATACAATGTGATATTCTTATTATAGAAGGGACAATTGATCCAAATTTTTATAGAGCAGGAATTTCAATTGACAAACTTATAAAAAGATTTGATGGTAAGGTAGATACTGTAATTGCAGCAGGAACTTGTGCATCATTTGGTGGTATTTTCTCTCAAAATAAAAGAAATGCAACTGGAATTTTATTTAGACATGAACAAAAACTAAAAAATCCACATATTTTAAAAAGTAATGTTATTAATATACCTGGATGCCCTATACACCCAAAAAATCTTGCAACAGTTCTAATGGCTATAAAATCAAAACAACCAATTCCTCTTGACAACATGAAACGTCCAAAAGAGATATATGCCCATACAATTCATCACGGTTGCAGTCGTAATGAATATTTTGAATGGAAAGTGGATGCAAAAGATTTTGGACTTAAAGAAGGATGTCTCTTTTACGAGCAAGGGTGCAGAGGACCTATGAGTCGAGGAAACTGCAATATAACACTCTGGAATGAAACTAGCTCAAAAACAAGAACTGGTCAACCTTGCTTTGGTTGCACTGAACCCAACTTCCCTAACTTCTCCTTTTTCTATACTCCTAAAAATATGTCAATTCCAGCAGAAGTACCTCTTGGAGTATCCAAACGAATTTACCTTACAGTTAGTAGTGTAGCAAAAACATTTTCAATTCCTAGGTTAAAAAAGAGGTTACTAGATGATTAA
- a CDS encoding TetR/AcrR family transcriptional regulator — protein MTKDIKAKEERKFDIVLAAIRLFSRDGFYATRVPDIAKEVGMSAGNIYNYFKSKEDLAKCAIRYCTNVLANKLREINNMDITTREKIEHFVKGYFEVVEKFPELTEFFLRVYLANREVFSKRCDNGYECASEFIEEVGRLLDNGAAAGDLQKQDFHVAFSMIMGPLGCFTFLTGENVLEKNVIKYAPDIAENIYLALSKR, from the coding sequence ATGACCAAAGATATAAAAGCTAAAGAAGAACGTAAATTTGATATTGTATTAGCAGCAATAAGACTCTTTTCTCGTGATGGCTTTTATGCGACAAGAGTTCCTGACATAGCCAAAGAAGTAGGTATGAGTGCAGGAAATATATATAACTATTTTAAATCTAAAGAAGATTTGGCAAAGTGTGCCATTCGATACTGTACAAATGTTTTAGCAAATAAGTTGCGTGAAATAAATAATATGGATATAACTACAAGAGAGAAGATAGAGCATTTTGTAAAAGGTTACTTTGAAGTTGTTGAGAAGTTCCCTGAGTTGACAGAGTTCTTTTTACGAGTATATCTGGCAAACAGGGAAGTTTTTTCAAAAAGATGTGATAATGGATATGAGTGTGCTTCTGAATTTATTGAAGAGGTAGGTCGATTACTTGATAATGGTGCTGCTGCTGGCGATTTACAAAAGCAGGATTTTCATGTTGCTTTCAGTATGATTATGGGACCTTTAGGATGTTTTACTTTTCTTACCGGAGAGAATGTACTTGAAAAAAATGTGATAAAATATGCTCCAGATATTGCTGAAAATATCTATTTAGCATTAAGTAAACGTTAA
- a CDS encoding nickel-dependent hydrogenase large subunit, protein MGKKRVVVDPITRIEGHLRAEVVVNDEGVVENAYVSSTLWRGLEVIAKGRDPRDVPFMMQRICGVCTFSHYLKSTMAVEDALGIKIPLNAELTRTLMNISLFLHDHVVHFYQLHGLDWVDIVSALKADPKKASELAFKYADDPIATGVNDLIRVQEKVKKFAENPQGLGPFANAYWGHPTYRFTPEQNLIALSHYLKALELQRVAARMMAIFGGKNPHPQSLTVGGVTCIMDLQDPARMGEWMAQFQEMANFVINAYQADIIMAAEMYKDEPSVTKPIGVKNFMAHEDMLIGRGDYLFSSGYVLNGDLSKAFDINEDLITEEATHSWYKDNQPLHPYDGKTNPNYTGLRDGESVGPDGKMAHSKLIDESKKYSWIKSPRYDGQPMEVGPLACMVVSYAKGNKRVQKAVNDFLKRTGLPVEALFTTLGRTAGRMLQAKIIAENGLTAFNNLVENLKVDQTTCAPYVIDKNKEYKGRGIGDVPRGMLSHWIRIKNGVVENYQAVVPSTWNAGPMDANGRQGPYEADLVGLKIHDLTQPLEIIRIIHSYDPCIACAVHVMDTKGNKLSEYKLDPLYGTCSV, encoded by the coding sequence ATGGGGAAAAAAAGAGTCGTAGTAGATCCTATTACCAGAATTGAGGGACACCTTCGTGCAGAAGTTGTCGTAAATGATGAGGGAGTAGTAGAAAATGCTTATGTAAGTTCTACTCTCTGGCGTGGACTTGAAGTAATTGCAAAAGGTCGTGATCCAAGAGATGTACCTTTTATGATGCAGAGAATCTGCGGTGTTTGTACATTTTCTCACTATCTTAAAAGTACAATGGCTGTAGAAGATGCACTTGGAATCAAAATTCCTTTGAATGCTGAGCTAACCCGTACCCTTATGAATATTTCTCTTTTCCTTCATGACCATGTTGTTCACTTTTATCAGCTTCATGGACTTGATTGGGTTGACATTGTTTCAGCGCTTAAAGCTGATCCTAAAAAAGCTAGTGAGTTAGCATTTAAATATGCTGATGATCCTATTGCTACAGGTGTTAATGACCTGATTCGTGTTCAGGAAAAAGTTAAAAAATTTGCTGAAAATCCTCAAGGTCTTGGACCATTTGCCAATGCATACTGGGGGCATCCAACATATCGCTTTACTCCTGAGCAAAACTTAATTGCACTTTCACACTACCTAAAAGCACTTGAGCTTCAGCGTGTAGCAGCACGTATGATGGCTATTTTTGGTGGTAAAAACCCACACCCACAAAGTCTTACTGTTGGTGGTGTTACTTGTATTATGGACCTTCAAGATCCTGCACGTATGGGTGAGTGGATGGCTCAATTCCAGGAGATGGCAAACTTTGTTATTAATGCTTATCAGGCTGATATTATTATGGCAGCTGAAATGTATAAAGATGAGCCATCTGTAACTAAGCCTATTGGTGTTAAAAACTTCATGGCACATGAAGATATGCTAATAGGACGTGGTGATTATCTGTTTAGTTCAGGTTATGTTTTAAATGGAGATTTGAGTAAAGCTTTTGATATTAATGAAGATTTGATTACTGAAGAAGCAACTCACTCTTGGTATAAAGATAATCAACCGCTTCATCCATATGATGGAAAGACAAATCCAAACTATACTGGATTGAGAGATGGAGAGAGTGTCGGTCCTGATGGTAAAATGGCACACTCTAAATTGATTGATGAGAGTAAAAAATATAGCTGGATCAAATCTCCACGCTATGATGGCCAACCAATGGAAGTTGGACCATTAGCTTGTATGGTTGTTAGCTATGCTAAAGGTAATAAGCGAGTACAAAAAGCTGTTAACGACTTCTTAAAGCGAACAGGATTACCTGTTGAAGCTCTATTTACAACTCTTGGACGTACAGCAGGTCGTATGTTGCAAGCAAAAATTATTGCTGAAAATGGATTGACTGCATTCAATAACCTTGTTGAGAACCTAAAAGTTGACCAAACAACTTGTGCTCCATATGTTATTGATAAAAATAAAGAGTACAAAGGACGTGGTATTGGTGATGTTCCACGAGGTATGTTGAGCCACTGGATTCGCATTAAAAATGGTGTTGTTGAAAACTATCAGGCAGTTGTTCCTTCTACTTGGAATGCAGGTCCGATGGATGCAAATGGAAGACAAGGGCCATATGAAGCAGATCTTGTAGGCTTAAAGATACATGATCTAACTCAGCCTCTTGAGATTATCCGAATTATCCACTCTTATGACCCTTGTATTGCTTGTGCCGTACATGTAATGGATACTAAAGGAAATAAACTTAGTGAGTATAAGCTAGATCCACTTTATGGCACTTGTTCTGTCTGA
- a CDS encoding hydrogenase small subunit, whose translation MNESSLLQRFSERINALKKLPKIQDNKSIPELLEEKGFSRRDFMKWASAMTAVLSLPATFAPTVAAAAEVADRLPIVWLHMAECTGCSESLLRTSYPTIDSLIFDYISLEYHETIMAAAGWQAEHNLEQAIEKYKGRYILMVEGGIPTGMHGNYLTIGAHGHTGLHSAEKAAEDAAAIFAIGTCSAFGGIQAAAPNPTGAVPMSKVTHKPVINVPGCPPSEKNIVGTLLHYILYGTLPALDAFNRPKWAYGLRIHDLCERRGHFDAGEFVEEFGDANAMEGFCLYKVGCKGPYTFNNCSRERFNDHTSWPIQAGHGCIGCSEPDFWDTMGPYEEPLADRLYETVFGGLGADATADKIGMGVLTAVGIGIAAHAAISAIKNPKE comes from the coding sequence ATGAATGAATCAAGTTTGCTTCAGCGATTCTCGGAAAGAATCAATGCGCTGAAAAAGCTTCCTAAAATTCAGGATAATAAATCAATCCCTGAGTTATTGGAAGAGAAAGGTTTCTCTAGACGTGACTTTATGAAGTGGGCAAGTGCAATGACAGCTGTATTGTCACTTCCTGCTACATTTGCACCTACTGTAGCTGCAGCAGCAGAAGTTGCTGACAGATTACCAATTGTTTGGTTGCATATGGCAGAGTGTACAGGATGTAGTGAAAGTTTACTACGTACATCATATCCAACTATTGACAGTCTCATTTTTGATTATATCTCTCTTGAGTATCATGAGACAATTATGGCTGCTGCAGGATGGCAAGCAGAGCATAATCTTGAGCAAGCAATTGAAAAATATAAGGGACGCTACATTTTAATGGTTGAAGGTGGTATCCCAACCGGAATGCACGGTAACTATTTGACAATTGGGGCACATGGCCATACTGGACTCCATTCAGCAGAGAAAGCAGCTGAAGATGCAGCAGCAATTTTTGCTATTGGTACTTGTTCAGCATTTGGTGGTATTCAGGCAGCTGCACCAAATCCAACTGGCGCTGTTCCAATGAGTAAAGTAACACATAAACCTGTTATCAATGTTCCTGGATGTCCTCCAAGTGAGAAAAATATTGTAGGAACACTTCTACACTATATTCTTTATGGAACACTTCCAGCACTTGATGCATTCAATCGTCCAAAATGGGCTTATGGTCTTCGAATTCATGATCTATGTGAACGACGTGGTCACTTTGATGCTGGTGAATTTGTTGAAGAGTTCGGTGATGCAAATGCAATGGAAGGATTCTGTCTATACAAAGTTGGATGTAAAGGACCATATACATTCAATAACTGCTCAAGAGAACGATTTAATGACCACACATCTTGGCCAATTCAAGCTGGACATGGATGTATTGGATGTAGTGAACCAGATTTCTGGGATACTATGGGGCCATATGAAGAGCCATTAGCAGACAGACTTTATGAAACAGTATTTGGCGGTCTTGGAGCTGATGCAACAGCAGATAAGATAGGTATGGGTGTCTTAACAGCAGTTGGTATCGGTATTGCCGCGCATGCAGCCATTTCAGCTATTAAAAATCCTAAGGAGTAG
- a CDS encoding OprD family outer membrane porin, whose amino-acid sequence MAKILFLIVIIIYGNSVYGSKSIAEALKDGSFRGQLRLFYIDRNYNGHTNYHKSAFASGGYLNYKTGFFQGMCSGISFYSTNNFGIRSDNLPGEVLDPTLFGEGLSSYTIVGEAYLKYKYENMMLKIGRQKINTPMLREHDIRMIPNFYEAYLFISNDIKDITFTFAHITKFAAGTFANAYLGGISAATGGYSYINSDMGTFSNIGEYAVGIKTNGITFIGIKYLDFKNVQLQIWDYYVHNILNAIYLQGDYSFFVGSIKLNASTQYIKENNIGNALEEAKSLGNIEFDKINSYYLAMKLAMKYKNMSGYVAFSFTGANNNNVEGSSIINMWGSTLGFTNGMVAHHEFYSDTKSWKVGVAYNLKSFGINGNVSIYHCNFDLGEDNPYVNGVGWTAKESGFDIKYYPSVIKNIQFRFRGNFPRDFKYYSDMENLSWDEYRFIINYNF is encoded by the coding sequence ATGGCAAAAATATTATTTTTAATTGTAATTATTATATATGGAAATTCTGTTTATGGCTCTAAATCAATTGCTGAAGCTCTAAAAGATGGGAGTTTTAGAGGACAGCTTAGATTATTTTATATTGATAGAAATTATAATGGACATACTAATTATCATAAGTCAGCATTTGCCAGTGGTGGATATTTAAACTACAAAACAGGTTTTTTTCAAGGAATGTGTAGTGGAATTTCTTTTTATTCTACTAACAATTTTGGAATAAGGTCAGATAATTTACCAGGAGAAGTTTTAGATCCTACACTTTTTGGTGAAGGCTTAAGTAGTTATACGATTGTTGGTGAAGCATATTTAAAATATAAATATGAAAATATGATGTTAAAAATTGGTAGGCAAAAAATAAATACTCCTATGCTAAGAGAGCATGATATACGTATGATTCCTAATTTTTATGAAGCTTATCTTTTTATCAGTAATGACATAAAAGATATAACTTTTACTTTTGCACATATTACAAAGTTTGCAGCAGGTACTTTTGCTAATGCATATCTAGGTGGGATAAGTGCAGCTACAGGTGGATATAGTTATATAAATTCTGATATGGGAACTTTTTCAAATATTGGTGAATATGCAGTAGGCATTAAAACTAATGGTATAACATTTATAGGTATTAAATATTTAGATTTTAAAAACGTGCAGTTGCAAATTTGGGACTATTATGTTCATAATATTTTAAATGCTATTTATTTACAGGGAGATTATAGTTTTTTTGTAGGCTCAATTAAGCTGAATGCATCTACTCAATATATTAAAGAGAATAACATTGGCAATGCTTTAGAGGAAGCAAAAAGTTTGGGAAATATAGAGTTTGATAAAATTAACTCATATTATTTAGCTATGAAATTAGCTATGAAGTATAAAAATATGAGCGGTTATGTAGCTTTCTCTTTTACTGGTGCAAATAACAATAATGTAGAAGGTTCAAGTATTATAAATATGTGGGGTTCAACTTTAGGATTTACAAATGGAATGGTTGCTCATCATGAGTTTTATTCAGATACAAAAAGTTGGAAAGTAGGAGTTGCTTATAATCTTAAAAGCTTTGGTATAAATGGAAATGTATCAATTTATCACTGTAATTTTGATTTAGGAGAAGATAACCCTTACGTAAATGGTGTAGGTTGGACAGCAAAAGAGAGTGGTTTTGATATTAAATATTATCCTTCTGTAATTAAAAATATACAGTTTCGATTTAGAGGAAATTTTCCAAGAGATTTTAAATATTATTCAGATATGGAAAATTTAAGTTGGGATGAGTATCGTTTTATTATAAATTATAATTTTTAA
- a CDS encoding HyaD/HybD family hydrogenase maturation endopeptidase: MKILILGIGNILFGDEGIGPHMVHYLEKKYEFKSDEHTIDLVDGGTLAQRLIPIITDYDHVIIIDCVTTEGGEVGDVYFFDFNAVPSCVTWQGSAHEVEMLQTLQMIEMFGDLPPVKIVGVVPFVIGEDSTFSLTNEVIEASKTMEKAIIDHLATLGVESKQIASPLLQEVAKETYIREVR; encoded by the coding sequence ATGAAAATTTTAATTTTAGGAATAGGTAATATACTATTTGGAGATGAGGGTATTGGACCACATATGGTGCACTATCTTGAAAAGAAGTATGAGTTTAAATCAGATGAACATACAATAGATTTAGTAGATGGTGGTACACTGGCTCAAAGATTGATTCCTATAATTACAGATTATGATCATGTCATTATTATAGATTGTGTTACAACTGAAGGTGGTGAAGTAGGGGATGTATACTTTTTTGATTTTAATGCTGTGCCATCTTGTGTTACATGGCAAGGGAGTGCACATGAGGTTGAAATGCTTCAAACTCTGCAAATGATTGAAATGTTTGGAGATTTGCCACCTGTAAAAATTGTAGGTGTAGTACCTTTTGTAATAGGTGAAGATTCAACTTTTTCATTAACTAATGAAGTTATTGAAGCATCTAAAACAATGGAAAAAGCAATTATTGATCATCTTGCCACTTTAGGAGTGGAATCAAAACAGATTGCATCTCCTTTGCTTCAAGAAGTTGCTAAAGAGACATATATTAGGGAAGTAAGATGA